A genomic segment from Verrucomicrobiota bacterium encodes:
- a CDS encoding zinc ribbon domain-containing protein, whose protein sequence is MPIYEFHCGQCGKDSEVLVRTTDWQGTECPHCGSTKLAKKLSVFAAGNAESSASDGPACTGNPMACGRCASDFQPT, encoded by the coding sequence ATGCCAATTTACGAATTCCATTGCGGACAATGCGGCAAGGATAGCGAGGTCCTGGTACGAACTACCGACTGGCAAGGCACCGAATGTCCTCACTGCGGCTCGACGAAACTGGCAAAAAAGCTTTCCGTCTTCGCCGCGGGCAACGCCGAAAGCAGCGCCAGCGACGGTCCGGCTTGTACCGGCAATCCCATGGCGTGCGGTCGGTGTGCGTCCGATTTCCAGCCAACTTGA